The following coding sequences are from one Chloracidobacterium sp. window:
- the egtD gene encoding L-histidine N(alpha)-methyltransferase, producing the protein MSHPQPSQATRPSYGYIVSFHDLHPTPAAFREEVLAGLRQPYKAIPAKFFYDRRGSALFDEICQLEEYYLTRTEIALLEQHAAEIAALVGDEALLIEYGSGSGRKIRILLDHLPTLAAYVPVDISKEHLLAAATELAQAYPFLRVTPVCADYTQEMDFPDFEEFPYRRRVVFFPGSTIGNFTPAAAEAFLRHAAEVAGHNGALLIGVDLKKDPVVIDAAYNDSRGVTAEFNLNLLRRINIELNADFDLRLFQHRAFYDPMHGRVEMHLVSTQAQTVHIGDETFTFAEGETIHTEDSYKYDLEAFQAMAARAGWSVGAAWQDERRYFAVCFFTVA; encoded by the coding sequence ATGAGCCATCCCCAGCCAAGTCAGGCGACGCGACCCTCCTATGGCTACATCGTGTCGTTTCATGACCTGCATCCGACGCCGGCGGCCTTTCGGGAGGAGGTGCTCGCCGGTTTACGGCAGCCGTATAAGGCGATCCCGGCGAAGTTCTTCTATGACCGGCGCGGTTCGGCGCTGTTTGATGAAATCTGTCAACTGGAGGAGTACTACCTGACGCGCACTGAAATCGCCCTACTTGAACAGCATGCGGCCGAAATTGCGGCGCTGGTCGGCGATGAAGCGCTTTTGATTGAGTACGGCAGTGGCAGTGGACGCAAAATTCGCATCCTGCTTGACCACCTGCCTACGTTGGCCGCCTACGTGCCAGTGGACATCTCCAAGGAGCATCTGCTAGCGGCGGCGACCGAGCTGGCTCAGGCCTACCCGTTCCTGCGGGTGACACCAGTCTGCGCCGACTACACGCAGGAGATGGACTTTCCCGACTTCGAGGAGTTTCCCTACCGACGGCGGGTTGTGTTCTTCCCCGGCTCCACCATCGGCAACTTTACGCCGGCGGCGGCTGAAGCCTTTCTCCGACACGCCGCCGAAGTCGCCGGACACAACGGGGCGCTCCTCATCGGCGTGGACTTGAAAAAAGACCCGGTTGTGATTGACGCCGCCTACAACGACAGTCGCGGCGTCACTGCCGAGTTCAATCTGAACCTCCTGCGGCGCATCAACATCGAACTGAACGCTGACTTTGACTTGCGGCTGTTTCAGCACCGCGCCTTCTATGACCCAATGCACGGACGGGTCGAAATGCATCTGGTCAGCACTCAGGCGCAAACGGTGCATATTGGGGATGAGACGTTTACCTTCGCTGAAGGTGAGACCATTCACACTGAAGATTCCTACAAGTATGACCTCGAAGCATTCCAAGCGATGGCGGCGCGCGCCGGCTGGTCGGTTGGGGCGGCATGGCAGGATGAAAGGCGCTACTTCGCAGTTTGTTTTTTTACCGTAGCGTAG
- the egtB gene encoding ergothioneine biosynthesis protein EgtB gives MEAARQPKPAQPDRAADRAAWVERYRTVRAVSEAICRPLEVEDYVVQPMPDVSPPKWHLAHTSWFFETFVLKPYAADYRLFHPRYGYLFNSYYEAVGDRHPRAQRGLVTRPTVREVYAYRAHVNAAVEHFITHADAKTWATAQPVLELGLHHEQQHQELLLTDIKAILAASPLDPAYLPPPERAPTAPSAPPVPADGWYAVEGGKYAVGCSGDGFAFDNEGPRHDVWLRPFRIAARLVTNGDFLAFMADGGYRRPELWLSDGWATVTTHGWRAPLYWRQAADGDWWTLTLYGLRPVDPAEPVCHISFYEADAYARWAGKRLPTEAEWEVAARSRPVTGNFYESGALHPLPQAADAPFYGDVWVWTASPYTAYPGFRPLAGALGEYNGKFMCNQMVLRGGSCATSVTHIRATYRNFFPPDARWQFTGVRLAEDLS, from the coding sequence ATGGAAGCCGCCCGTCAACCTAAGCCCGCCCAACCTGACCGCGCCGCCGACCGCGCTGCCTGGGTGGAACGATACCGCACCGTCCGTGCTGTCTCGGAAGCGATTTGCCGTCCGCTCGAAGTTGAAGACTATGTCGTCCAACCGATGCCGGATGTCAGCCCGCCTAAGTGGCATCTCGCCCATACGAGCTGGTTTTTTGAAACCTTTGTCCTCAAGCCCTACGCCGCCGATTACCGGCTGTTTCATCCGCGCTACGGTTACCTATTTAATTCATACTATGAAGCCGTTGGCGACCGTCACCCGCGCGCCCAGCGCGGGCTGGTGACGCGCCCCACCGTCCGCGAGGTGTACGCCTACCGCGCGCATGTGAACGCCGCCGTGGAACACTTCATCACGCACGCCGACGCCAAAACTTGGGCGACGGCCCAACCCGTTCTGGAGTTGGGGCTGCACCACGAACAGCAACACCAAGAGCTGCTCTTGACCGACATCAAAGCGATTCTTGCCGCCAGCCCACTTGACCCGGCGTATCTGCCGCCGCCGGAACGCGCGCCTACCGCACCGTCTGCGCCGCCTGTTCCGGCGGACGGCTGGTACGCCGTTGAAGGCGGCAAGTACGCCGTCGGCTGCTCCGGCGACGGGTTCGCCTTCGACAACGAAGGGCCGCGCCACGATGTCTGGCTGCGTCCCTTCCGCATCGCGGCGCGTCTGGTGACGAACGGGGACTTTCTGGCCTTTATGGCGGACGGCGGCTACCGGCGGCCGGAACTGTGGCTCTCCGACGGCTGGGCGACCGTCACCACGCATGGCTGGCGCGCGCCGCTTTACTGGCGGCAAGCCGCAGACGGCGACTGGTGGACGCTAACCTTGTACGGCCTTCGGCCGGTTGATCCCGCTGAACCCGTTTGCCACATCAGCTTCTATGAAGCCGACGCCTACGCCCGCTGGGCTGGAAAACGCCTGCCGACCGAAGCCGAATGGGAAGTCGCCGCCCGCAGTCGGCCTGTCACTGGCAACTTCTATGAATCCGGCGCGCTGCATCCGCTTCCACAGGCGGCGGATGCACCTTTCTACGGCGATGTCTGGGTCTGGACGGCGAGTCCCTATACGGCGTATCCGGGGTTTCGTCCACTGGCCGGAGCGCTAGGCGAGTACAATGGAAAGTTCATGTGTAACCAGATGGTGTTGCGCGGCGGCTCCTGCGCCACGTCGGTGACGCATATTCGCGCAACGTACCGGAACTTTTTTCCGCCGGATGCACGGTGGCAGTTCACCGGCGTTCGGTTGGCGGAGGATTTGTCATGA